Within the Mustelus asterias unplaced genomic scaffold, sMusAst1.hap1.1 HAP1_SCAFFOLD_1866, whole genome shotgun sequence genome, the region gacagcagcagggaagaagctgttcttgagtcggtcggtacgtcacctcagacttttgtatctttctctcttccaccttcttctgtcgggaaaatgtccggggtcctgaattatgctggctgcttttccccgaagcagcgggaggtgtagagagtgtcaatggatgggaggctggtttgcgtgatgggactgggcttcattcataaccctttgtagttccttgcggtcttgggcaaagcaggagccataccaagctgtgatacatccggaaaggatgctttctatggtgcatctgtaaaagttggagtgtgtcctagcggacatgccaaatttccttagtcgtctgagaaaTTCATGGACTCTGCCTTGGTTGCAAGTCTTGTTGCCGTGGGTTCCCAGTGAAGGTCCCTTTACGGAGGAACGCTCCCTCACTACATCAggggggacctggggtggaggtaAGTGCACACAACAGTTCCCTACAACCATGAACTGCACCGGTCCACGAGCTCCAGAAACTTGCCCCTTTTGCGATCTTGCCGGGTCCGTGAATCATGTCTGTGTCTTGTTATCGCCTGCAATCCTTTGTATTGATGGCATTTCAGTCATCCTCATCTATGGGAACCTGGTGCAGAGGGGGGAGCCTGGAGAAGGCGGGGAACCTCCTCGCAAACCTGCTTCTGGCCACACTGGCCATTAAGTCCTGGCGAGGGGCTGTCCGActggactgtctgcccctctaccgtggctatatTTGCCACCAGGTGTCCCTGGACAGGGAGCATGGGGAGTCTGAGAGCACTGTCTGTCGAGGCCTTGCGTGCTTGCTGGGCACCGCGGGGGCTGGGGGTGTACTATTGACCCTTTCAAATCACATTTTAAAGCTTCCTTTCTGCAGTCGTTTGTTTTGATTGGTTCCCTCTTTGTGGAGGGGGGGGCTGCCCTCCTTGCTTTGTCCCCAAGTTTGTTGAATTTAGTTCATGAACACACAAAAAATGCCTTGGTCGCTACTTATTTATTCTGTGGTGTATCCAACCTTACCTTAGTGGTATATAAAAGAAACAGGAGGCGAGCAAATGAAGAACCGGCCGCTGGCTACCTGCAACAGGCTTTAGCGAACAGTACACTTGTACCACTGCCACGTTTGGGGGGCGTGCCGCATGAGAGGGATGACTGGAACTGCATCTCAGCCAGGGTTGTGCTCCATCAACGTGGCCCCAATCGAGAcatggtggttagcgctgctgcctctcagcgccgggggcccgggttccattcccggctcgggtcactgtctgtgtggacacgttctccccgtgtctgcgtgggtttcctccgggtgctccggtttcctcccacagtccgaaagacgtgctggttagatgctaaattctccctcagtgtaacccgaacaggagtgtggcgactaggggattttcacagtgacttcattgcagtgttaatgtaaactgacttgtgacactaatcaataaagttCTTCCAGGGCACgcgtgcgatagagagagacagagagaaggagaaagtATTGAAGCAACAGAGTAATCTTTATTGAACGATGACACTCGGGAGTGCCTCTTGGCCCTCAGACACGAAACATCCCAGCAGGGTGAACAGAGTTTGACGGGCTGCCCCTGGTGACCCCCCTCAGTGAGGTGAACTGTACTGCTTTCTCCGTCTCAAAAACAATAAATATCTGCGCAatgtgggggggagagactggggaacaGCATTCAGGGCGGGTGCTGCATCACGGCGCGCTGCCACATTCAACCCCCAAGGCAGAGTTTAATTGTAGGAACCGTCACCATCCCCTCCCCGGCCGTCCTCCTTCTTGCTCTTGTGACCGGACACAATGTCGTCAATACGTAACAGCAAGATGGCGGTCTGCAGGGAAACACAACGCAGTGAGAATAATCCACACCCTCTCCCTGTGtacccccctacacctcctccctatctgtaaccccctccagcccctacaccccctccctatctgtaaccccctccagcccctacaccccctccctatctgtaaccccctccagcccctacaccccctccctatctctgtaaccccctccagcccccacaccccgtccctatctctgtaaccccctccagtctctacaccccctccctatctctgtaacctcctccagcccccacaccccgtccctatctctgtaacctcctccagccccgacaccccctccctatctctgtaacctcctccagccccgacaccccctccctatctctgtaacctcctccagcccctacaccccctccctatctctgtaacctcctccagcccctacaccccctccctatctctgtaacctcctccagcccctacaccccctccctatctctgtaacctcctccagctcctacaccccctccctatctctgtaacctcctccagcccctacaccccctccctatctctgtaacctcctccagcccccacaccccgtccctatctctgtaacctcctccagccccgacaccccctccctatctctgtaacctcctccagcccctacaccccctccctatctctgtaacctcctccagcccctacaccccctccctatctctgtaacctcctccagctcctacaccccctccctatctctgtaacctcctccagcccctacaccccctccctatctctgtaacctcctccagcccctacaccccctccatctttgtaacctcctccagctcctacaccccctccctatctctgtaacctcctccagcccctacaccccctccctatctttgtaacctcctccagcccctacccctacaccccctccctatctctgtaacctcctccagcccctacaaccctccgagatctctgcgctcctctaactccggcctctcgagcatcccccgattcccatcgctccgccattgacggccgtgccttcagctgcctgggggggcCCCAaactctccctgcctctcccagGAGACATTCCTTAAAGCCAAGCCTTCTGGGCCAAACATTCCATCAGCTGTCCCCAACACGTCAAACATGGCCAGGTAATGCTCCcaccttgggatgtttctctAAAGGTGCTTTGGAAATAAAACCGGTGGACGAAAACCACAAACCCGCTTACCATACTGCACACTGCTGACACTAACACATCTGGTGTTCCAATTTACCCACCAGTCATATCTCAAGGGTTAAGAAAAGCTCTTTGCAAACCTCACCGGCCTGTGTCATTTGAACGGGACAAACCAAGAGCAAGGAACAAACGGGACAGAGCTGTCTGGGGTTTATGGGCTTTACCTTCAAGAGCCCTGCAGCTGAGACACCCAAGAGTCCCTTCGCGCCACAGACAAGCACGGTCTGTCAATAACTTCTTCCAGAACCATTCAATTCTATCCACACCCGCCAAGAAGTTTAATTTAATCCATTTCCAAAGTGGAGGGCGAATTGGTCTTGCACAGTTTGCGCCAAGGCACTGCCGCCTCTCTAAcgcatgcagttttggcctccttttctgaggaaggatgttcttgctctcgagggagtgcagccgaggtttatcaggctgattccggggatggcgggactgatgtatgaggagggattgacgaggttaggattgttttcactggagttcagacgaatgaggggggatctcatagagacttataaaattctaacaggactggacagggtagatgcagggaggatgttcccgatggtggggggagtccagaaccagggggtcacagtctgaggattcggggtagaccatttaggacggagatgaggagacatttcttcacccaaagagtggtgagtctgtggaattcattaccacaggaagtagttgatgccaaaacattgaatgtattgaagaggcggctggatatagcacttgggggcgaacgggatcaaaggttatggggagaaagcaggattaggctattgagttggatgatcagccatgatggtgatgaacggAGGAGCagcacgaagggccgaatggcctcctcctgctcctatcttctatgtttaaaAAGAGTGAAACATCCCCGAGGTGCTGCACGCTCCGACACAATCTGACCGCGAGCCCGGGTTGGGGGATATTAGGGACCGACGGCACCTCATCTCTCTGCTCCcacctgctctccctctctctcgcccccacaccccccctctctcgccccacgcgcccccctctctcacccccgcgcgcccaccctctctctcgtccccgcgcccccccctctctcgcgcccccccctctcgctctgtgctcccactcactctctctcagcgcTCTGCCTAGACTCACCTCGACTGATGTTTTGAAAGTCTGTGATTTGACGGTCAGAGGCTCCCAGATGCCGAGGTCCTTCATGTCGACCAAGGCGCCCGTCTCTCCGTTGACGCCCCAGGTCTGACAGCCCTCCTGGGTGTGCTTGgcctggagaggggaggggaggggggagaggagagagaagaCAGGAGTTAGCGTTTCAGGTCAGAGGGATGCGATCGGCCTGGAGCGAGAGAGGGCCATTCAGAAGCTGCACAGAGTGAGATCAGAAGGGATTGTCGATCAAGTACGGATATCCGGTTAGCAGGACATTGGTGATGCAAAATTGGAAGGGAGAAGGCGTGCGTTCTTTACCCACAGGGAGGTCAGCAGtcggatggagacagtgtcccggGACAGGAGGGGGGGGTGCGTTCCTTACCCACAGGGAGGGCAGCAGtcggatggagacagtgtcccgggacgggggggggggggggggggtgcgttccTTACCCGCAGGGAGGTCAGCAGtcggatggagacagtgtcccaggacaggagggggggggggggggtgcgttccTTACCCGCAGGGAGGGCAGCAGtcggatggagacagtgtcctgggacagggggggggggggggggggcgttcctTACCCGCAGGGAGGGCAGCAGtcggatggagacagtgtcctgggacagggggggggggggggggcgttcctTACCCGCAGGGAGGGCAGCAGtcggatggagacagtgtcccgggacaggagggcggggggggggttcctcACCCACAGGGAGGGCAGCAGtcggatggagacagtgtcccaggacaggagggggggggggggggggcggggtgcgttCCTTACCCGCAGGGAGGGCAGCAGtcggatggagacagtgtcctgggacagggggggggggggggcgttcctTACCCGCAGGGAGGGCAGCAGtcggatggagacagtgtcccgggacaggagggcggggggggttccTCACCCACAGGGAGGGCAGCAGtcggatggagacagtgtcccgggacaggagggcggggggggttccTCACCCACAGGGAGGGCAGCAGtcggatggagacagtgtcccgggacagggggggggggggcgttcctTACCCGCAGGGAGGGCAGCAGtcggatggagacagtgtcccgggacaggagggcggggggggttccTCACCCACAGGGAGGGCAGCAGtcggatggagacagtgtcccgggacaggagggcggggggggttccTCACCCACAGGGAGGGCAGCAGtcggatggagacagtgtcccgggacagggggggggggggcgttcctTACCCGCAGCGAGGTCAGCAGTCGGATGGTGCTGGCTCCACAGTTCTGGATTAACGTCCTGGGGATGACCTCCAGGGAGCTTGCCAAGGCTCGGTACGGCCACTGCTCCACCCCAGTCATGGTCTTGGATTTCTCCGTCAGGGCGTGCGCGATGGCCATTTCCACCGACCCACCACCGGGCACCAGGTGTGGGTCGAGCAGGATGTTCCTGGTCACCTGCATGGCATCCTGCAGATTCCGCTCCACTtcctgcaacacacacacacacagtgaagtcACAAACTCTCCCAAACTAAACATCACTGATTCCCCGCCTGGGAAAACCCGGAGTCTCAATCCCGAGCCAGCTCAAACCCTCGCTGCTCTCAAACCTTCCCCATCTCCGAAACCCCCGCCAGCCCCTAGCACCTCCCTCCcagctcccccacctccccccagcctcCTCATCAACTCATTCCTCCCACTCCACGACATgggggcacagcgggttagcactgctgcctcacagcgccagggacccgggtttgattcctggcctcgggtcactgtctgtgcagagtctgcacgttctccccgtgtctgtgtgggtttcctccgggtgctccggattcctcccacagtccaaagatgtgcaggttaggtggattggccgtgctaaattgcctcttaatgtcggggggactaactagagtaaatgcatggggttaagggaatagaggctgggtgggttgtggtcggtgcagactcaatgggccgaatggcctccttctgcattgtaggggttctatgatccaAGAACTCCAGCCTCTTCTGCGTCGCCCCTCAGCCCATGAATGAGCACTGCTCCAAGTGGAACACCAGAGGGAGCACGGAggatggcaagggtgcagaatatactctGGCCGAGTCCGGGTCCCAATCTGCTTGATTGGGACTGTGACGGGCGGCGAGAGAAGAACAcacacctcatcctcaccaacctgccggcTGCTGATGCATCTGTCCGTGACAGCGTGGGTAGCAGCagccaccacacagtccttgtggagacccaGTCCCactttcacattgagaataccctccatcgtgttgtgtggcactatcaccgtgctaaacgggacagacttcgaaccgatctggcgactgggcatccatgaggcgctgtgggccagcagcagaattgtactccagcacaatctgcaacctcatggcccggcgtatcccccactcaaccattaccatcaagccaggggatcaaccctggttgaaTGGAGAGTGTAGGAGGGCATGTCAGGGGCAGCACCAGGCAGACCTAAACATGAGGCATCAACCCGGTGAAGCTGCCAAACAAGACTACTTGCATTGCCAAACGGCAAAAAcaccaagtgatagacagagctaagcgatcccacaaccaacggatcagatctaagctctgcagtccttccacatccagtcgagaatggtggtggacaattcagCAACTCaccggaggaggaggctccacaaatatccccatcctcaatgatggaggagcccagcgcatcagtgcaaaagataaggctgaagtattcgcagcaatcttcaatcagagtggatgatccatctcggcctcctccagtggtccccagcatctcggatgccagtctccagccaattcgattcactccacgtgatatcaagagacagttggaggcactggatactgcaaaggcaatgggtcctgataacattccagcaatggtgctgaagacttgtgctccagagcttgccgctcccctagccaagctcttccagtacagtgacaacactggcatctacccaacaatgtggaaaattgcccagttatgtcctgtacacaaaaaacaggacaaatccaacccggccaattaccgccccatcagtctactctcgatcatcagtaaagtgatggaagggatcatcgacagtgctgtcaagcagcaccCGCTCAGtagtaacctgctcagtgacgcccagtttgggttctgccaccgacaaggcacaaatcaggagtgtgatggaacactccccacttgtctgagtgagtgcggctccaacaacaatctccacttgcctggatgagtgcggctccagcaacacaagaagctcgacaccatccaggacaaagcagccccgcccgatcgacacgctaaccacaaacactcactccctccaccaccgacgcacagtgacagccgtgtgaaccatctacaagatgcaccacagcgactcaccaaggctccttccacagcaccttccaaacccgccacctctaccatctagaaggacaagggagggggcagcagacacatggggaacacccaccacctgcaagttccccctccgagccactcaccatcccgacttggaaatatatcggccgttccttcactgtggctggggtcaaaatcctggaactccctccctaacagcactgtgggtgtacctaccccacatacagggactgactgatgtccaataacaatcctggaacttccttcctaacagcgctgtgggtgtacctaccccacacacggggactgactgatgtccaataacaatcctggaactccctccctaacagcactgtggatgtacctaccccACTACGGGGACTGCAATggatcaagatggcagctcagccaccagcttctcaagggcaagtaggaatgggcaataaatgctgggcacagccaccgatgcccacatcccatcagcgCTCAGATCCCGTGTGGACAGCACTGGTTTCAGTCACACACTCCAGTtatagcactggagggggtgcagaggagattctccagggtgctgcctgggatggaagattatgaagggaggttgcgtaggttttctctggaacagagaagcctgaggggcgacctgattgaggtgaacaagattatgagagacgtggacagggtggataaggagcagccgttcccctcagttgaagggtcagtcacgaggggacacaggttcaaagtgaggggtgggaggtttaggggggatttgaggaaaaccttttaacccagagggtggtgagggtctggaatgcgctgcctgggagggtgctggaggcgggatgcctcacatcctttaaacagtacctggatgagtacttggcgccataacattcagggctatgggccaagagctggggttaggtgggagttcaggtgtttctcttgtgacggtgcagactcgatgggccgaacggcctcttccgCGCTGTGACATTCTACAACTCGGTATAAAGATGATTCTTCCACCCAGCCCACAGCTTTAATCTGCTCTCTGTGCTATTTCACCCTGGCTCTGTATTGGTTCCAGTGTCGAACCCCTCTCGGGCTGGAAGATTGCGGCAGACTGCTGTCCCCCGCCCCACACGCCCCTGCTTACCGCCAGGATCTCTTTGCTCGCTCCTCGGAGGAGGATGGTGCAAGCTTTGGGCTCCTTGCACTCagtgacaaaagcaaaatactcgtCGCCGATCTTCTTGACCTCAAAGAGGCCGGCGCCCGTGCCGATGTCCTCATCACGCAGCTCGTCGGTCCGGCTGACAATCCGAGCACCGCACGCCCTGCACAGACAAAcagaaaggggggcgggggggaagagccATCAATACGAGACAGTCGCTAATCAATCCTATTCAGGAGAAACCCAATACCCGgggagcaaggggggggggggggggggggggatcccgcctggagggggggatgtgggactcctgcaggggaggggggtgcgaacGTGGGACCCGCTCccgcaggggtgggggggagaaatgTGGGATTTGCTCCCACGGGGAGGATGTGGATAGCAGataatgtttttgatttgatttattattgtcacgtgtattgcgtggggtcctcgattatgctggctgcttttcccaaggcagcgggaagcgtagacggagTCAACTTGAGGAGGaaactggataaatacatgaggcagcggggaatggaaggatataatgactgtgtgtgtgtgtgtgtgtgtgtgtgtgtgtgtgtgtggggggggggtttttAGAGCCTGATCCGAGCAGAAACACCCGCACGGAACAGAGTCAAACCTCCCGTCTAGCAAGCGCCACCGGACCCCTCCCCGCCAGCTCACCCCCTGTTCCTGCGGGACCCCTCCCCGCCCGCCAGctcacctcctgttcctggggGACCCCTCCCCGCCCGCCAGCTCACTCCCTGTTCCTGCGGGACCCCTCCCCGCCCGCCAGCTCACCCCCTGTTCCTGCCGGACCCCTCCCCGCCCGCCAGCTCACTCCCTGTTCCTGCGGGACCCCTCCCCGCCCGCCAGCTCACCCCCTGTTCCTGCCGGACCCCTCCCCGCCCGCCAGCTCACCCCCTGTTCCTGCGGGACCCCTCCCCGCCCGCCAGCTCACCCCCTGTACCTGCGGGACCCCTCCCCGCTAGCTCACCCCCTGTTCCTGCCGGACCCCTCCCCGCCCGCCAGCTCACCCCCTGTTCCTGCCGGACCCCTCCCCGCCCGCCAGCTCACCCCCTGTTCCTGCGGGACCCCTCCCCGCCCGCCAGCTCACCCCCTGTACCTGCGGGACCCCTCCCCGCTAGCTCACCCCCTGTTCCTGCGGGACCCCTCCGCCAGCTCACCCCCTGTTCCTGTGGGACCCCTCCCCGCCCGCTCACCCCCTGTTCCTGCAGGACCCCTCCCCGCCCGCTCACCCCCTGTTCCTGCGGGATCCCTCCCCGCCCGCTCACCCCCTGTTCCTGCGGGACCCCTTCCCCGCCCGCCCGCTCACCCCCTGTTCCTGCGGGACCCCTCCCCGCCCGCCAGCTCACCCCCTGTTCCTGCGGGACCCCTCCCCGCCCGCCAGCTCACCCCCTGTTCCTGCGGGACCCCTCCCCGCCCGCCAGCTCACCCCCTGTTCCTGCGGGACCCCTccccgcccgctcaccccccccGTACCTGGCAATTCGATTACTGTCACTCTTCCGGATGCGGCGAATGGCAGAGATGTTtgccttcatgaggtaatggaggGCCAGGtctgagggggaaaaaaacaacacaAGAGGATGATAAGTATTCGGCGGTGTTGGAGTGGCCCGAGAGAATTCTCCCCGTACAGCACCGTCAACCTGCCCAGGACAACCGTGTCCCATTCAAattagaatcactgaatccccgcagcgcaggaggccattcggcccatcgaagccgcactgacgacaatcccaccatggccctatccccataaggacaggcaatggcctagaggtattatcactagactattaatccagaaactccagctaatgttctgggggacccgggttcgaatcccaccacggcagatggtggaatttgaattcaataaaaaatatctggaattaggaatctactgatgacccattgttggaaaaacccatctggttccctttagggaaggaaatcttccgtccttaccccggtctggcctacacgcgactccagagccacagcaatgtggtcgactctcaactgccctccaaggacaactagggatgggcaataaatgctggcccagccagcgacgcccgtgtcccaccaatgaataaaaacccacatatttacccttctaatccccctgacaccaaggggcaatttaacacggccaatccaccctaacccgcccgtctttcggactgtgggcggaaaccggagcacccggaggaaacccacgcagacacggggagaacgtgcagactccgcacagacagtgacccgagccgggaatcgaacccgggtccctggcgctgtgaggcagcagtgctaacccactgtgccaccacgagtGGGGTTATCAGCAGGGCACGGTTGGCACCCTGGGGCTGAGGGAAGGCACTTTCCTTCATACGGAACGCGAAGGCAAGCCAGCCCGCCTCGCAGGGGCGATTCTGGGGGTGATATTCCAGAGTGTGGGCTCTCTGACCCTagtcagccccccccccaccgcggcGGGGCGCACCGTACCGGAGATGCCCTTCTCTGTGAAGAGGAGGTCGGGCTTCAAGCGGATGATGTCCTCACAGATGTGCTGGATGTAATCTTCCTCCATCTGTAGGATGCGGGTAAAGTCCTCCTCGCGTGTAATCTCAATGTCAGTCTGAAACAACACACACCGATTACTGAGAGCGCTCACACAACAAAATAACTACAATCCCAAACAACTGACGCCTGTGAATTATTAATACCAGACACAGCGGGAGCTAACAGGTTCCTGGGCAAATTGGTGAGTTAGAGTCAACGCACTGAGCTGCACAGGTTACCTATCAGAGTGGTTCAGGGTATGAGAAGGTCGGACAGGGCTCCAGATTACAATCGGACGACCCTCTTCCCCGGGACTAGGAGAGAATCAGGCCTGGCTGTGATAGCCTGGGCGGGCGAGCTGACAGCTAACGCCAAGTTCACACACGACAGACCCTCGCTCGGATAAACAAAAACCGAGAGATCGTCACCTCGGCTGAGGGGATACCCGATAGacgtctttaaaattatgagagataGGGATCACAGTCAGAATCTTTCCCTCCCCAGATTTGAAATACAAGCAAATGTaacgagagggctagaatacaggagcagggatgtacttctgaggctgtataaggctctggtcagaccccatttggagtattgtgagcagttttgggccccgtacctaaggaaggatgtgccggccttggaaagggtccagaggaggttcacaagaatgatccctggaatgaagagcttgtcgtatgaggaacggttgaggactctggatctgtactcgttggagtttagaaggatgaggggggatcttattgaaacttacaggatactgcgaggcctggatagagtggacgtggagaggatgtttccactggtaggaacaactagaaccagagggcacaacctcaggctaaagggaagatccttcaaaacagagatgaggaggaatttcttcagccacagagcggtgaatctgtggaactctttgccgcagaaggctgtggagaccaggtcattgtctttaagacagagatagatgggttcttgattaataaggggatcaggggttatggagaaaaggcaggagaatggggatgagagaaatatcagccatgattgaatggcagagcagactcgatgggccgagtggcctcattctgctcctatgtcttatggtgtatTTATTAGTTGGgttgttagtttatttattcgatggatggcacggtggttaacactgctgcctcacagcatcagtggcccaggttcgattccagtcttgggtcactgtctgtggggagtctgcacattctccccgtatctgcatgggtttcctccgggtgtcccggtttcctcccacaatccaaagacgtgctggttcggg harbors:
- the cct3 gene encoding T-complex protein 1 subunit gamma, with translation MAARRVLVLSPNIQRQSGRKVQQGNISAAKAIADVIRTCLGPRAMMKMLLDPMGGIVMTNDGNAILREIQVQHPAAKSMVEISRTQDEEVGDGTTSVIILAGEMLSVAEQYLEQQMHPSVIIGAYHQALDDMLTVLKEISTHVDVSDREMMLKIIKSAINTKVSNLQIDLACNIALDAVKTVEMEENGRREIDIKKYAKVEKIPGGFIQDSCVLRGVMVNKDVTHARMRRQIKNPRIMLLDCSLEYKKGESQTDIEITREEDFTRILQMEEDYIQHICEDIIRLKPDLLFTEKGISDLALHYLMKANISAIRRIRKSDSNRIARACGARIVSRTDELRDEDIGTGAGLFEVKKIGDEYFAFVTECKEPKACTILLRGASKEILAEVERNLQDAMQVTRNILLDPHLVPGGGSVEMAIAHALTEKSKTMTGVEQWPYRALASSLEVIPRTLIQNCGASTIRLLTSLRAKHTQEGCQTWGVNGETGALVDMKDLGIWEPLTVKSQTFKTSVETAILLLRIDDIVSGHKSKKEDGRGGDGDGSYN